Proteins from a genomic interval of Arachis hypogaea cultivar Tifrunner chromosome 10, arahy.Tifrunner.gnm2.J5K5, whole genome shotgun sequence:
- the LOC112715833 gene encoding developmentally-regulated G-protein 3 yields MATVMQKIKDIEDEMARTQKNKATAHHLGLLKAKLAKLRRELLTPSSKGAGGAGEGFDVTKSGDSRVGLVGFPSVGKSTLLNKLTGTFSEVASYEFTTLTCIPGVITYRGAKIQLLDLPGIIEGAKDGKGRGRQVISTARTCNCILIVLDAIKPITHKRLIEKELEGFGIRLNKEPPNLTFRKKDKGGINLTSTVTNTHLDLDTVKAICSEYKIHNADITLRYDATADDLIDVIEGSRVYMPCIYVVNKIDQITLEELEILDKLPHYCPISAHLEWNLDGLLEKIWEYLNLTRIYTKPKGMNPDYEDPVILSSKRRTVEDFCNRIHKDMLKQFKYALVWGSSAKHKPQRVGKEHELEDEDVVQIIKKV; encoded by the exons ATGGCGACCGTGATGCAGAAAATAAAGGACATCGAAGATGAG ATGGCAAGAACGCAAAAGAACAAGGCTACTGCTCATCATTTGGGCTTGCTGAAG GCTAAACTGGCAAAGCTGCGGAGGGAACTCCTTACTCCTTCATCAAAAGGTGCTGGAGGTGCTGGTGAAGGTTTTGATGTTACTAAAAGTGGTGATTCAAGAGTTGGTCTTGTGGGTTTCCCTTCAGTTGGCAAATCTACTCTACTGAATAAATTGACTGGGACATTTTCAGAG GTTGCTTCCTACGAGTTTACAACCTTAACTTGCATCCCTGGCGTGATCACGTATCGTGGAGCTAAAATTCAG TTGCTGGATCTCCCTGGAATTATTGAGGGTGCTAAAGATGGAAAGGGTAGAGGAAGACAG GTTATCAGTACTGCAAGGACTTGCAATTGTATTTTAATTGTTCTTGATGCCATAAAGCCAATAACTCATAAGCGGCTTATAGAAAAAGAGCTGGAGGGATTTGGTATAAG GTTAAATAAAGAGCCACCAAATCTGACTTTTAGGAAGAAAGATAAAGGTGGAATCAACCTCACTTCAACGGTTACCAACACACATTTGGATCTTGACACTGTGAAGGCTATATGTAGTGAGTACAAAATTCACAATGCAGATATTACTCTCAGATATGATGCTACTGCCGATGACCTTATAGATGTTATCGAGGGAAGTAGAGTATACATGCCTTGCATCTATGTTGTGAACAAGATTGATCAGATCACACTTGAGGAATTAGAGATATTGGATAAGCTACCTCATTACTGCCCAATCAG TGCACACCTGGAGTGGAACCTCGATGGTCTTCTGGAGAAAATTTGGGAATATCTCAATTTAACTCGTATTTATACTAAACCTAAAGGGATGAATCCTGACTACGAGGACCCGGTAATATTGTCATCTAAAAGAAGAACAGTTGAGGACTTCTGCAATCGCATTCACAAGGATATGCTTAAACAGTTTAAGTA TGCTCTGGTCTGGGGTTCAAGTGCGAAGCACAAGCCTCAAAGAGTTGGCAAG GAGCATGAACTTGAAGATGAAGACGTGGTTCAGATTATCAAGAAGGTATAA